TGTTGCGCCAGGGCAGCAGCAGCGCGTTCTGGAAGACGATGCCGACATTGCCGTGCGGCTTCGTCACCTTTTCGCCTTCGACCAGCACCTCGCCTGAGGTCGGCGGCAGCAGACCCGAGATCAACTTGAGCAGCGTGGACTTGCCGCAGCCGGACGGGCCGACCACGACAAAGAACTCGCCGTCATTGATGTGGAAATCGAGCGGCCGCAGCGACGGCACGTCGCCGTCGCGCGTCCGGTAGGTTTTCGACACGCCGGATAGTGTGATGCCCGACGCATCGCCGGCAGCCCGGTCGCTCACCAGTCTCAGATGCGCGGCCGGTTGCACGGTTTCACTCACGACTGTCGCAGGTTTCACGAGCCACTCTTCGGCAGGTAATCGTTGGTGTAGAAGGCCTTCGGGTTGTCTTTGGCCTTGGCATCGAGCCCGCCATATTCGACCATCAGGTTGACGCTATCAGTCATGTTCTGGTCGGTGACCTGGAACGGGCGCTTGCTCTTGGTCTCAGCCGTCCGGTACAGCGGAATGGTCAATTCAAAGCCCTGCGTCAGTGTGTCGATCTTGCCGCCCTTCGGGTTGGCATCGAGGATCGACTGCGCGGCCGCCTTCGGCTCCTTCTCGGCGGCTTCGACCGCCTTGGTCGTCGCCGACATGAAACGGCGGACGAGATCGGCATTGGCCTTCACATAGTCGGAGTTGGCGATGATGCCGGAGGAGACCATGTTGATGCCATAGTCGGCGAACTTGATTGGGTAGACGTCCTTGCCGGTGGCGTCCTTGATCTTCATCGACTGGTCCATGACGTAGCCGAGCAGGAGATCAGCCTGGCCGTTGATGACGGCGTTGAGCTTGGTCTGGCCATCGCCGGCAACGGTGGTGAAATCGCTTTCCTTCAGGCCGGTCTTCTTCAGGAACAGCGGCCAGATCTGGGTCATGGAATCGGCCGGCGTGATCGCCACCGTCTTGCCCTTGATGTCTTCGGGCTTCCTGATGTTCTTGTCGACGAGGCCCATGGCGGACATCGGTGAGGTCTGCAGCAGAACGCCGGTCGCAATCACCGGCGCGCCCTTGATCGCGGCGCGCATCATGGTGGGAACGTCGACATAGCCGAAGTCGGCGGTCTTTGCGGCAACCGCCTGCGTGGTCGCAGCCGAGCCGCGGCCTTCCTGGATCTCGAGGTCGATGCCTTCGGCGGCGTAAATGCCCTTGGACTTGCCGTAATAGAACGGCGCGTGCTCGCCATAGACATACCAGTTCAGCATCAGCACGACCTTGTCGGCCGCCTGCGCCGGCGAAACCGCAAACGCCATCAGCGCCACAGACGCAGCCCCAATCCACCGCTTCATCGTCACTCTCCCTTGTCGTTATGTTTCGGCCGTTGTTGGCCGTTGCTTAAATTAAGAAGCGAAAATCACGTCCTCGCGCTGACTGACGTGCCAGGGAATGACCAGCTTCTCGATCCGGTCGACGATCCAGAACAGGATGACGCCGAGCAGCGCGAGGATGACGAGGGCTGCGAACATGGTCGGCAGGTCGAACGTGCCGATCGAGCGCTGCATCACGTAGCCGATGCCGGAATTGGAGCCGACAAACTCGCCGACGACGGCACCGACCACGGCGAGCGTCACCGAGACCTTGAGGCCGGAAAAGATCGCCGGCAGTGCATGCGGCAGGTTCACCGCGCAAAACACCTGGAAGCGGCTGCCCTGCATGGCGCGGGCGAGATCGACCATGTCAGGATCGACCGACTTGAAGCCCTGCACCGCCGAGACGACCACCGGGAAGAAGCCGAGCAGGAACGCCGAGATCACTTTAGGAATAATGCCGAAGCCGAACCAGACCACGAACAAAGGCGCGATCGCGATCTTCGGCACCGATTGGGAGAACACCAGCAGCGGATAGACATAGCTCTCCACCGTCTTCGAGCCCGCGATCAGCATGGCGACGGGAATGCCGAACAGCGCCGACAGCAGGAAGCCGCAGACGGTCGCATAGGTGGTCGGCCAGCACTGGCGCAGCAGCTCGGGCCAATCCGAGCGGAGCACGGCGACGACATCGGCGGGCGACGGGATCTGGTAGGCGGGAATCCTGAACAGCCGGATCGCGAGATCCCAGGCCACGACGATGAAAACCAGGAACAGAAACGGCCGCACCCAGGCCGCATTCAGCATCTTGGACACCGCACTCTGCGGCTTCAGCTCAGCCACGCCTCACTCCCGGTCGTCTTTTTCGTTTCCGGGAGAAATTAACCCGTTGGATAAATACTGTCTAGAGGTTTCCCTGTGACGTTTTGCGCCGGTTCCGGGGGCCGAAGTCGTGCGCGAAGGGGTATCGCATGGTTGATGGCAGGACCGTCGCGCCACCCACAGTGTCATTCCCGCGAAAGCGGGGAATCCAGTACGCCGCGGCTTCTCCTCACCTCACCAGCGTCTCTGGAATACTGGATCGCCCGCTTTCGCGGGCAATGACGGCGGAGATTGAGGAAACGGCGGACGATCCGTCGACCAACGCGCGGACCGCCCCGCTACACCGTCTGCGCCACCGCAGCGCGCGACATCGGCGCCTTGGCGATCTCGAACAACGCGGCCGATTGCCCCGTCAGCGCGGCGAGCACGAGGCCGACTATGTGCGCAAGTCGCTCGTCCTTGGCCTTTTTGTCCAGCAGGTCGCGGCCGAAGATCACACTCAGCGTGGCCGAGTTCGAGAGATAGAAGAAGCAGAGGCCCGCGATCGAGATATAGAGCTGCACCGGATCGACCGCGACCTGGAAATCGCCACTCTCGACACCGCGCCGCACCACGGTGCGGATCATCTCGACGAAGGGCGAGTGCATCGACTTGACCTTGGTCGAGCGCTTGAGGTGCTTTGCGCGCGCGAGGTTCTCGGTCTGGAGCAGCGACAGGAACTCGGGGTTGCGCAGGAAGTAACCCCAGGTGAACTCGATCAGCCGCTTGATGGCCTCGGGCGGATCGAGATGTTCGAGATCGAGCCCCCGCTCCTCGCTGCGGATCTTGTCATAGGCGCCTTCCAGCACCGCGAGATAGAGGTCGTCCTTGTTGCCGACGTGGTAGTACAGCATGCGCTTGTTGGCGCCGGCGTTGGCGGCAATGCGGTCGACGCGCGCACCGGCGAGCCCGTGAGCGGAAAACTCCTGCTTGGCAGCCTCGAGAATGCGCAGCCGCATCCCTTCGGGATCGCGCTGCCATTTCAGAGTTCGCTTTGCCTTTGTCGCCAAACCGGGTGCTCGCTGGGTGCTTACCGTATGCCATGTATCACGCCTCCGCCGTCATTGCGAGGAGCGAAGCGACGAAGCAATCCAGACTGCTACCGCGGAGGGATTCTGGATTGCTTCGTTGCGCTCGCAATGTCGGAGGAGAGAACGGCGTCCTAGTCCACCGGCTTCGGCGAGCGCTCCAGCAGCACCGTCTGGATCCCGCAGGTGCCGTTTCGCACGGTCATGATCCGCGTGCCCGGCTTGCGGCCGTTGCGCACTTCGGTGACGTCCAAGCCGGCGCCGAGCATGCGGGCGCGGGTGGCTTCGATGTCGGCGACGCGCCAGCTCAGGCCCCAGAGACGGTCGTGCCGGGAATCCCCGCCCGCGACGGGGCGGCGCACCACTTCGACGATGAGATCGCCGCAGCGGAAGAACATCAGCTGACCCCAGTCGTGGTGCGAGCGGTCGAGTGCCAGATCGAGCCCGAGCCGCGCCCCATAGAGCGCGGCGGCGCGATCGGAATCCTCGGTCGTGATCACGACATGGTCGAGCCCGTCGATCGGCGCGACGTCGGTCGCAACCGACTTCGGACGCTCCTCAGCAAGCTCGAGGAAGAACATGCGCACGCCGCGCGTCAGCTCGGTGGCGGCCCGCGTGCGCTTCCAGTGCAGGGCCGTGCCGGTCGCGGCGTCGCTGCTCTCGACCTCGGCGACGGGATCCGGCTTCAGCGCAACCCGGTCCAGCCGCCGGTGCATCTTGCTCATGTCTGCGACACGAAAGCACAGGCTGGCGAGCACGCCCTCCTGGTCGTCGAGCAGCGCACGCATCCGGTCAGCGGTCGCGGTAAAGCCGCTCGGTGCCATCAATTCGATGGTCATGTTGTCGAGGGTGAACAGCACGCGGTCGGCGCCCTCGCCGGAATTCTGCCAGGCCGGCGCGCGCCCCAGAAGCGTCTGATAGGCCGCCTTGGCCGCACCGATATCCTTGACCAGAGCGACGATGTGATCGAGGCCGGTGATCATGCTTCCCCTTTTTTGATCGACCTGGAACCTTGGGCCGAAAAACGGCATTTGTCCGGACTTGGCATTACCCGGTGATGGTCGTATTCCGGCCCCATGCTGACCTCAAGCACATCGGGGCGGTTTTGCGAATATTTTCAGCGTCCCAGACGCGGAACCGGTGTTAGAGTAATCTCGCCGGCCGGGACCACCAAGCGCATCACGGACAAGCAATGCAGGCTCTCTTTATCGGACAGACTTATATCGACGTCGTCTTCATCACCGACCACATGCCGACCGGCGACGAAAAGCACGTGGCCTCCGACTACGCGGTCTCTTTCGGCGGCAACGCGGTCACGGCGGCGTTCTGCTGCGCCAAGCTCGGCATCGTGCCCGACCTGATCGCCACCGCGGCCAATGACTGGCTGGGGCGTATGTTCCAGGACATGTGTGCGAAATATGCGATCTCGCTGCACGGGCGGAAGGTGAACCAGTCCTCGCTCTCCTTCATCATGCCGAAGGACGGCAAGCGCGCCATCGTGCGCTGCCGCGACGACGAGCACATCCACCCCTTTCCGATGCTCAATCTCGGCGGCTGCCGCGCGCTGCATGTCGACGGCCACCAGCCCGATGCCGCGATCCACTATGCCAAGGTCTGCCGCGAAGCCGGCATCCTGACCTCGCTCGACGGCGGCGGTCTGCGCACCAACACGCACGAGCTGCTGGAGTTCATCGACGTTGCGATCGTCGCCGAGCGGCTGTGCGAGCAGATGGATCTGACGCCGGAGAAAATGCTCGATTATCTCAAGGGCCGCGGCTGCAAGATCGGCGGCATCACCATGGGTGAGAAGGGCCTGCTCTGGTACGACGAAACTGGGACGGTCCAGGTGATGCCGGCGATGCCGATCCCGCGCGAGCGCGTGATCGACACCAACGGCGCCGGCGACGTCTTCCACGGCGCCTATGTCTATTCCTACCTCGCCCATCCCGGCAAAAGCTGGCGCGAGCATTTTGATTTTGCCCGCGCCGCCTCGACCTTCAAGATCCAGCGCCTCGGCAACGAGGCCGGCCTGCCGACCCTTGTCGACATCGCCAAAGTCAGGCACGAGTTCGAGGTCAAGGTCTAGACTTCGAAGGGGTCTTTCATGGGGCGCGTCTTCGTCGCCGGCAGCATCAACATGGATGTGGTGGCGACCGCCGATCGCCACCCCAGGGTCGGCGAGACCGTCGCCGGCCGACAGGTGCTGTATTTTCCGGGCGGCAAGGGTGCGAACCAGGCGGTCGCGGCATCACGGCTCGGCGCAAAGACCACGCTGATCGGGCGGCTGGGCACTGACGCGTTCGGGGCCGAGCTGAGGACGTTCCTCACGGCGCAGGGCATCGATCCCGGCTCGATCAAGGAGACGCCCGAAACGCACACCGGCACCGCGATCATCACGGTCGCCGCCTCCGACAACACCATCGTCGTCATTCCCGGCAGCAATGCGCTGGTCAGCGCCGACGACGTTGCGGATGCGCCGCTGGCGAAGGGCGATGTCGCCGTCAGCCAGTTCGAAATCCCGCTGCCGACGATCGCCGCATTCTTTCAACGTACACGCGCGGCCGGCGCGACGACGCTGCTCAACCCGGCACCGGCGCAAAAGATGTCCGGCGAGCTGCTTGCACTCGTGGATATCCTCGTGCTGAACGAGACCGAGCTTGGCTTCCTCGCCGGCGTGGAGTTGTCTGACAGCGACGAGGCCGCAAAGATCATCGCGGTCGCGCGAAAACTTCAGGCGCGGCAGGACCAGACCATCTGCGTCACGCTCGGCAAGCGCGGCGTGCTCGCGCTCGCTGCCAGCGAGGAGTTTGCGGTGCCGGGTCGCGTGGTGAAGGCGGTCGACACCACCGGCGCCGGCGATTGCCTTGTCGGCGCGCTCGCGTCCCAGCTCGCCGATGGTGTGCCCTTGCGCGCAGCCCTCGCCTTCGCCAACGCTGCCGCCTCGATCAGCGTGCAGCGCATGGGGGCCGGACCGTCGATGCCGATGGCCGCGGAAGTGGCGGCCGTGCTCAGCACAGGCTGATCACGCCAGCGCACTCTTCAGGTCAAACTTTTCATCCGCGGCCTGCTCCGGCGTGATCGAGCGATCCATGGCCTGCAAGCGGCGGCCGAACATGTGATCGCCGGCGCGGTTGATCGATTCGATGCCGAGCAGCTTGTCGCCGTGATAGCAGAACACGGAGAACGCCTTCTTGCCGGGATCGCCGCGCAGCACGACGCGGTCGTAGCCGGTGGTGAGACCTGCGATCTGGAGCTTGTCGTCGCCCTGGTCACTCCAGAACCAGGGATGGCTGTCATAGGGTTTCCTGTCGCTGGTCAGACGCGCCGCCAGAGAGCGGGCGTGGTCGGTGGCGTTCTGCACCGATTCCAGCCGCTGCGAGCCACCGAAGCGCGGGCTTGCGAACAGCGCACAATCGCCGATCGCCGAGATGTTGGGATCGGCCGTCGAGAGATATTCGTCGACGATAATGCCGGCGGCAACAGGCAGCCCCGCCTCGGCCGCAAGCTCGATGTTCGGCAGCACGCCGACCCCGACCACGACGAGGTCGGCGGGGAGATGCCGTCCGTCGCTCAAGGAGACGCCGGTGACCTTGCCGCCCTCGGCCTCGATCGAGGTCGCCTGCACACCGAGGTGAATGCGGATGCCGGCCTCGCGATGCCGCGCCTGAAAATAGTCCGAGACCTCCGCCGTCACTGCACGGGCCATCACCCGCGGCGCGAGCTCGAGCACGTCGACTTCGAGCCCTTTGATGCGCGCGGTGGCGGCGAATTCGAGGCCGATGAAACCGGCGCCGATCACCACGACCCGCGTCTTCGACGGCATGATCTTTCGCAGCGCCTCGCTCTCGTCCAGGATGCGCAGATATTTCACGTCGGGCAAATTCGCATTCGGCAGATCAAGGAGCCGGTTGCGCGCGCCGGTCGCCAGCACGAGGTGGCCGTAGGCAAGCATCTCACCCGATGCGAGCAGCACCTTGCGCCCAGCGCGGTCGATCGAGACGGCGCGGCCGGCGATCAGCTCGATTGTCTGGTCGTGGTAAAATTTCTCCGGCCGGAACATCAGGCTCTCCGGCCCGGCCGAGCCCTTGATGTAGGCCTTGGACAGCGGCGGCCGCTGATAGGGCAGATGCGGCTCGTCATTGATCAGGCAGATGCGGTCGGAAAAACCCGCCTGGCGCAGGGATGCCGCGACCTGGTAGCCACCATGGCCGGCACCGACAATGATCACAGGACCATCCGTCATTGGACAGCCCATTTCCGCAAGACATGAGCGTCACCCATGTCGTCTCCTCTCTCGCTGATTTTGGCTTGCTCGCCCAAGAGGAGCCGGCGCTCGTGTCCGTCCCTAAACGAAGGCGGCCCATTTGAGCCGATCATTCCGGCTTTCGCAAGGGCCATACACGGGGATTGTCTCCCCTCGCCTTCTGCGATTTAGTTGCAGCAACGAACCTCTAACCGGGGATTCTCCGATGCCAGCTCCCGTCTCCCAACCCGATGATCCCGCGCTGCTGCGGATCGACGGTCCGATCGCGACCATCACGCTCAACCGCCCCGCCGCGTTCAACTCGGTCAACCTTGCAATCGCGCAAAAGCTCGAACAGCTCGCGGCCACTATCGAAGGCGACGACGCCATCAGGGTCGTGGTGATCGAGGGCGAAGGCCGCGCCTTCTCGGCCGGCGGCGATCTGCAGACGATTGGTGCGGCGGCTGAAGCCAACACCGTGACGCCGGTGGTCGGCGAGCTGCTCAAGCACTATCATTCCTTCATCGAGATCATCCGGCGCATGCCAAAAATCTCGCTGTCGAGCGTGCACGGCTCAGCCGCTGGCGCCGGCATGGGGCTGGCCTTCGTCACCGATCTCTGCATCGCTGCGGAAGATGCCAAGTTCACGCCGGCCTATGCCAAGATCGGCGTGTCACCGGATGGCGGCTCGACGGTCGGGATCGTCGCCACGGTCGGCTCGCGCCGGGCCCTGCAGATCTTCCTGGCCGAGGACAATATTACGGCGCAGCAGGCCTATGAATGGGGCCTCGTCGCCAAGACCGTTCCCGCGACCGAGTTGAAAGCTGCGACGCGGCAGCTCGCCGAGCGGCTGGCGCAGAATTCGCCGGCAGCCATCGCCGGCACCAAATCCCTCGTCTACGCAGCCGCCACCACGCCCATAAAACAGCAGCTCGATGCCGAGGAGCACAAGATCATCATGGCGATGAACACGTCGGAGTTTCGCGTTGCCGTGAAGAAGTTCACGAGCAAAGGGAAGTAAGTAGCCCTTCACTTGGGACAGATGTAGCCCGTCCCCGCCGGCGATTTGAAGCAACCGACCGATTCCGGCAGCACCTTCTGCGGCAGCCACAGCACCACGCTCGGGAAGTAGATCGCAAACGCGATGGTCGCGAAGAACACAACATAGATCGGCAGCGCCGCGCGTAACGCCTTTGCAAAACTGACGCCGACGAACTTCGACGCCATCAGCAGCACCAGCCCGTAAGGCGGCGTGATCAGGCCAAAGGCGAGCGTCGCAATCAGCACCACGCCCATATGGACGCCATTGATGTCGCCGGCTTCCGTCAGCGTGTTGACCAGCGGCATGAAGATGATGATGGTCGGCACCGGCTCGATGAAATCGCCGACCACGGTGAAGAGCAGCACCATCAGCAACATGATCAGGTGCGGGTCGTTGCCCGCGATCGAGGTGATCATGTCGGCGATGTAGC
This portion of the Bradyrhizobium diazoefficiens genome encodes:
- a CDS encoding ABC transporter substrate-binding protein, which produces MKRWIGAASVALMAFAVSPAQAADKVVLMLNWYVYGEHAPFYYGKSKGIYAAEGIDLEIQEGRGSAATTQAVAAKTADFGYVDVPTMMRAAIKGAPVIATGVLLQTSPMSAMGLVDKNIRKPEDIKGKTVAITPADSMTQIWPLFLKKTGLKESDFTTVAGDGQTKLNAVINGQADLLLGYVMDQSMKIKDATGKDVYPIKFADYGINMVSSGIIANSDYVKANADLVRRFMSATTKAVEAAEKEPKAAAQSILDANPKGGKIDTLTQGFELTIPLYRTAETKSKRPFQVTDQNMTDSVNLMVEYGGLDAKAKDNPKAFYTNDYLPKSGS
- a CDS encoding ABC transporter permease, with translation MAELKPQSAVSKMLNAAWVRPFLFLVFIVVAWDLAIRLFRIPAYQIPSPADVVAVLRSDWPELLRQCWPTTYATVCGFLLSALFGIPVAMLIAGSKTVESYVYPLLVFSQSVPKIAIAPLFVVWFGFGIIPKVISAFLLGFFPVVVSAVQGFKSVDPDMVDLARAMQGSRFQVFCAVNLPHALPAIFSGLKVSVTLAVVGAVVGEFVGSNSGIGYVMQRSIGTFDLPTMFAALVILALLGVILFWIVDRIEKLVIPWHVSQREDVIFAS
- a CDS encoding TetR/AcrR family transcriptional regulator, whose amino-acid sequence is MRLRILEAAKQEFSAHGLAGARVDRIAANAGANKRMLYYHVGNKDDLYLAVLEGAYDKIRSEERGLDLEHLDPPEAIKRLIEFTWGYFLRNPEFLSLLQTENLARAKHLKRSTKVKSMHSPFVEMIRTVVRRGVESGDFQVAVDPVQLYISIAGLCFFYLSNSATLSVIFGRDLLDKKAKDERLAHIVGLVLAALTGQSAALFEIAKAPMSRAAVAQTV
- a CDS encoding VOC family protein; this translates as MITGLDHIVALVKDIGAAKAAYQTLLGRAPAWQNSGEGADRVLFTLDNMTIELMAPSGFTATADRMRALLDDQEGVLASLCFRVADMSKMHRRLDRVALKPDPVAEVESSDAATGTALHWKRTRAATELTRGVRMFFLELAEERPKSVATDVAPIDGLDHVVITTEDSDRAAALYGARLGLDLALDRSHHDWGQLMFFRCGDLIVEVVRRPVAGGDSRHDRLWGLSWRVADIEATRARMLGAGLDVTEVRNGRKPGTRIMTVRNGTCGIQTVLLERSPKPVD
- a CDS encoding sugar kinase — protein: MQALFIGQTYIDVVFITDHMPTGDEKHVASDYAVSFGGNAVTAAFCCAKLGIVPDLIATAANDWLGRMFQDMCAKYAISLHGRKVNQSSLSFIMPKDGKRAIVRCRDDEHIHPFPMLNLGGCRALHVDGHQPDAAIHYAKVCREAGILTSLDGGGLRTNTHELLEFIDVAIVAERLCEQMDLTPEKMLDYLKGRGCKIGGITMGEKGLLWYDETGTVQVMPAMPIPRERVIDTNGAGDVFHGAYVYSYLAHPGKSWREHFDFARAASTFKIQRLGNEAGLPTLVDIAKVRHEFEVKV
- the rbsK gene encoding ribokinase translates to MGRVFVAGSINMDVVATADRHPRVGETVAGRQVLYFPGGKGANQAVAASRLGAKTTLIGRLGTDAFGAELRTFLTAQGIDPGSIKETPETHTGTAIITVAASDNTIVVIPGSNALVSADDVADAPLAKGDVAVSQFEIPLPTIAAFFQRTRAAGATTLLNPAPAQKMSGELLALVDILVLNETELGFLAGVELSDSDEAAKIIAVARKLQARQDQTICVTLGKRGVLALAASEEFAVPGRVVKAVDTTGAGDCLVGALASQLADGVPLRAALAFANAAASISVQRMGAGPSMPMAAEVAAVLSTG
- a CDS encoding NAD(P)/FAD-dependent oxidoreductase — translated: MTDGPVIIVGAGHGGYQVAASLRQAGFSDRICLINDEPHLPYQRPPLSKAYIKGSAGPESLMFRPEKFYHDQTIELIAGRAVSIDRAGRKVLLASGEMLAYGHLVLATGARNRLLDLPNANLPDVKYLRILDESEALRKIMPSKTRVVVIGAGFIGLEFAATARIKGLEVDVLELAPRVMARAVTAEVSDYFQARHREAGIRIHLGVQATSIEAEGGKVTGVSLSDGRHLPADLVVVGVGVLPNIELAAEAGLPVAAGIIVDEYLSTADPNISAIGDCALFASPRFGGSQRLESVQNATDHARSLAARLTSDRKPYDSHPWFWSDQGDDKLQIAGLTTGYDRVVLRGDPGKKAFSVFCYHGDKLLGIESINRAGDHMFGRRLQAMDRSITPEQAADEKFDLKSALA
- a CDS encoding enoyl-CoA hydratase/isomerase family protein, whose translation is MPAPVSQPDDPALLRIDGPIATITLNRPAAFNSVNLAIAQKLEQLAATIEGDDAIRVVVIEGEGRAFSAGGDLQTIGAAAEANTVTPVVGELLKHYHSFIEIIRRMPKISLSSVHGSAAGAGMGLAFVTDLCIAAEDAKFTPAYAKIGVSPDGGSTVGIVATVGSRRALQIFLAEDNITAQQAYEWGLVAKTVPATELKAATRQLAERLAQNSPAAIAGTKSLVYAAATTPIKQQLDAEEHKIIMAMNTSEFRVAVKKFTSKGK